One window of the Archangium primigenium genome contains the following:
- a CDS encoding xanthine dehydrogenase family protein molybdopterin-binding subunit translates to MSPPSPKHLGRPVSRVDGPLKVTGRAKYAGEFHTPDLTYGVVVSSTIARGRIKSLDTAAALALPGVLHVFTHENRPSTAWFDRNYKDDDAPAGSPFRPLDGADIVYSGQPIALVVAETFELARHAASLVRVEYKTQEHETDLRARKHKSHEPAAGKGGYQPPPKPRGHADKALGQAPVQVDAEYASPVEHHNPMEPHASTVIHEDDGTLTVYDKTQGVQNCQQYVSKIFKLDPATVRVRSPFVGGAFGSGLRPQYQLFLAVMAARELKRSVRVTLTRQQMFTFGHRPETLHRVALGAREDGTLESVVHEATAETSRFEDYCEVVVNWSGQLYQCDNVRLEYKVVPLDQYTPLDMRAPGAVLGIYALESAMDELAHTLGMCPLALRLKNYAEKDQNTGNAFSSKELKACYSQGAERFGWSRRTHAPRSMREGKQLVGWGMATGSWEVNQQPAQARAVLSIDGSLTVSSATSDIGTGTYTVMTQIAADVLGLPVEAVTFKLGDSSLPMSPLEGGSWTVSSVGSAVQQVCEKLRDQLFTWARKLPKSPLAGTELSEVSFAGGGIFVTENPERSVSLTEAMRYGDVLHLEEQVTSLPSPAQKKYTMASHSAVFVEVKVDEELGVVKVTRVVSAIAGGRVINPKTARSQILGGVVWGIGMALHEETFLDQNLGRFMNHNLAEYHVPVNADVPDIEVLFVEEEDTIVNPLGAKGLGEIGIVGVAAAVANAIFHATGKRVRELPITIDKLL, encoded by the coding sequence ATGAGCCCTCCCTCCCCCAAGCACCTGGGTCGGCCCGTCTCGCGCGTGGATGGGCCCCTGAAGGTCACCGGCCGCGCGAAGTACGCCGGGGAGTTCCACACGCCCGACCTCACCTACGGCGTGGTCGTCTCCAGCACCATCGCCCGGGGACGCATCAAGTCCCTCGACACCGCCGCCGCGCTCGCCCTGCCCGGCGTGCTGCATGTCTTCACCCACGAGAACCGGCCGAGCACCGCCTGGTTCGACCGCAACTACAAGGACGACGACGCGCCCGCCGGCTCGCCCTTCCGGCCGCTCGACGGCGCGGACATCGTCTACAGCGGCCAGCCCATCGCGCTCGTCGTCGCCGAGACGTTCGAGCTCGCGCGCCACGCCGCCTCGCTCGTCCGGGTGGAGTACAAGACCCAGGAGCACGAGACCGACCTGCGCGCGCGCAAGCACAAGTCCCACGAGCCCGCCGCCGGCAAGGGCGGCTACCAGCCTCCACCCAAGCCCCGGGGCCACGCGGACAAGGCCCTGGGCCAGGCGCCCGTCCAGGTGGACGCCGAGTACGCCTCGCCCGTGGAGCACCACAACCCCATGGAGCCCCACGCCTCCACGGTCATCCACGAGGACGACGGCACGCTCACGGTCTACGACAAGACGCAGGGCGTGCAGAACTGCCAGCAGTACGTGTCGAAGATCTTCAAGCTCGACCCGGCCACGGTGCGGGTGCGCTCGCCCTTCGTGGGCGGGGCCTTCGGCTCGGGACTGCGGCCGCAATACCAGCTCTTCCTCGCCGTCATGGCGGCGCGCGAGCTCAAGCGCTCGGTGCGCGTGACGCTCACCCGCCAGCAGATGTTCACCTTCGGCCACCGCCCGGAGACCCTGCACCGCGTGGCGCTCGGGGCCCGCGAGGACGGCACGCTCGAGTCCGTCGTCCACGAGGCCACCGCCGAGACCTCGCGCTTCGAGGACTACTGCGAGGTGGTGGTCAACTGGTCCGGCCAGCTCTACCAGTGCGACAACGTGCGGCTGGAGTACAAGGTCGTGCCGCTCGACCAGTACACGCCCCTGGACATGCGCGCGCCCGGCGCGGTGCTCGGCATCTACGCGCTGGAGTCCGCCATGGACGAGCTGGCGCACACGCTGGGCATGTGTCCGCTCGCGCTGCGGCTCAAGAATTACGCCGAGAAGGACCAGAACACGGGCAATGCCTTCTCCAGCAAGGAGCTCAAGGCCTGCTACAGCCAGGGCGCCGAGCGCTTCGGCTGGTCCCGGCGCACCCACGCGCCCCGCTCCATGCGCGAGGGCAAGCAATTGGTGGGCTGGGGCATGGCCACGGGCTCCTGGGAGGTGAATCAGCAGCCCGCCCAGGCCCGGGCCGTGCTGAGCATCGACGGCTCGCTCACGGTGAGCAGCGCCACGTCGGACATCGGCACGGGCACCTACACCGTCATGACCCAGATCGCCGCCGACGTGCTCGGCCTGCCCGTGGAGGCGGTGACGTTCAAGCTCGGGGACTCGTCCCTGCCCATGTCCCCGCTGGAGGGCGGCTCGTGGACGGTGTCCTCGGTGGGCTCGGCGGTGCAGCAGGTGTGTGAGAAGCTGCGCGACCAGCTCTTCACCTGGGCGCGCAAGCTGCCCAAGTCGCCGCTCGCCGGCACGGAGCTGTCCGAGGTGAGCTTCGCGGGCGGCGGCATCTTCGTCACCGAGAATCCCGAACGGAGCGTGTCCCTCACCGAGGCCATGCGCTACGGGGACGTGCTGCACCTGGAGGAGCAGGTGACGTCGCTGCCCAGTCCCGCGCAGAAGAAGTACACGATGGCCTCGCACTCGGCGGTGTTCGTGGAGGTGAAGGTCGACGAGGAGCTGGGCGTGGTGAAGGTCACGCGGGTGGTGAGCGCCATCGCGGGCGGCCGCGTCATCAATCCCAAGACGGCGCGCAGCCAGATCCTCGGCGGCGTGGTCTGGGGCATCGGCATGGCCCTGCACGAGGAGACGTTCCTGGACCAGAACCTGGGCCGGTTCATGAACCACAACCTGGCCGAGTACCACGTGCCCGTGAACGCGGACGTGCCGGACATCGAGGTCCTCTTCGTCGAGGAGGAGGACACGATCGTCAATCCGCTCGGCGCCAAGGGGCTGGGGGAGATTGGCATCGTCGGCGTGGCGGCGGCCGTGGCCAACGCCATCTTCCACGCCACGGGCAAACGCGTGCGGGAGCTGCCCATCACGATCGACAAGCTGCTGTAG
- a CDS encoding FAD binding domain-containing protein — MNRFTYEKAQDIPSAVEAAAKSPAAQFIAGGTNLVDLIKENVARPERLIDVTRLPLNQIEERPEGGLSIGALVTNADTAYHAQVERRYPLLSKAILAGASAQLRNMATTGGNLLQRTRCYYFYDTGTPCNKREPGAGCGALTGNNRIHAILGTSEHCIATHPSDMCVALAALDARIHMTGPQGQRTLPIADFHRLPGDTPERDTNLQPGELITAVELPPEDFSQHHAYLKLRDRQSYAFALVSVAAALQLDGDTIRQARIALGGVAHKPWRSPEAEALLVGKPATREHFQTVADALLQGAQGHGDNTFKIELARRAIVRALSQAAGLEPHS, encoded by the coding sequence ATGAACCGCTTCACCTACGAGAAGGCCCAGGACATCCCGAGCGCCGTGGAAGCCGCGGCGAAGTCGCCCGCCGCCCAGTTCATCGCGGGCGGGACCAACCTGGTGGACCTCATCAAGGAGAACGTCGCGCGGCCCGAGCGGCTCATCGACGTGACGCGGCTGCCGCTCAACCAGATCGAGGAGCGTCCCGAGGGCGGCCTGAGCATCGGCGCGCTCGTCACCAACGCCGACACCGCGTACCACGCCCAGGTGGAGCGCCGCTATCCGCTGCTGTCCAAGGCCATTCTCGCGGGCGCCTCGGCGCAGCTGCGCAACATGGCCACCACCGGCGGCAATCTCTTGCAGCGCACCCGCTGCTATTACTTCTACGACACGGGCACGCCCTGCAACAAACGCGAGCCTGGCGCCGGCTGTGGCGCGCTCACGGGCAACAACCGCATCCACGCCATCCTCGGCACGAGCGAGCACTGCATCGCCACCCACCCCTCGGACATGTGCGTGGCCCTGGCGGCGCTCGACGCCCGCATCCACATGACGGGGCCCCAGGGCCAGCGCACCCTGCCCATCGCCGACTTCCACCGGCTGCCCGGAGACACGCCCGAGCGCGACACGAACCTCCAGCCCGGCGAGCTCATCACCGCCGTGGAGCTGCCCCCGGAGGACTTCTCCCAACACCACGCCTACCTCAAGCTGCGGGACCGGCAGTCGTATGCCTTCGCGCTCGTGTCCGTCGCCGCCGCGCTCCAGTTGGACGGCGACACCATCCGCCAGGCCCGCATCGCGCTGGGCGGCGTGGCCCACAAGCCCTGGCGCTCGCCCGAGGCGGAGGCCCTGCTCGTGGGCAAGCCCGCCACGCGCGAGCACTTCCAGACCGTGGCCGACGCCCTCCTCCAGGGCGCCCAGGGCCACGGGGACAACACCTTCAAGATCGAACTGGCCCGGCGCGCCATCGTGCGCGCCCTCTCGCAGGCCGCCGGACTGGAGCCCCATTCATGA
- a CDS encoding (2Fe-2S)-binding protein, with the protein MSKTSRDAGARPEPSASESSTHPIRLEVNGARKELRVAPWTTLLDLLRESLDLTGTKKGCDHGQCGACTVLVDGKRINSCLTLAVMKDGAQVTTIEGLASGETLHPMQQAFVDQDAFQCGYCTPGQICSAVGLLAEGKAKSLDDVRELMSGNLCRCGAYPNILAAIEQARRQSSGGSTP; encoded by the coding sequence ATGAGTAAAACCTCACGTGATGCAGGCGCACGACCGGAGCCTTCCGCGAGCGAGTCCTCGACACATCCGATTCGCCTCGAGGTCAATGGCGCGCGCAAGGAGTTGCGGGTCGCGCCCTGGACGACCCTGCTCGACCTGCTTCGGGAATCGCTGGACCTGACGGGAACCAAGAAGGGGTGCGACCACGGTCAGTGTGGCGCCTGCACGGTGCTCGTCGACGGCAAGCGCATCAATTCCTGTCTGACCCTCGCCGTCATGAAGGACGGCGCCCAGGTCACGACCATCGAGGGGCTCGCCTCGGGAGAGACCCTGCATCCGATGCAGCAGGCCTTCGTGGATCAAGACGCCTTCCAGTGTGGCTATTGCACACCGGGACAGATCTGCTCCGCGGTGGGCCTGCTCGCCGAGGGCAAGGCGAAGAGCCTGGACGACGTGCGGGAGTTGATGAGCGGCAACCTCTGCCGTTGCGGTGCCTATCCCAACATCCTCGCCGCCATCGAGCAGGCCCGGCGGCAATCCTCCGGGGGCTCGACGCCATGA
- a CDS encoding class I lanthipeptide — translation MKTDKKQGKLSLHKETLRHLSEESLERVVGGNGDSGGIICLYSLILCGDSVICSILAGSCNNDNGG, via the coding sequence GTGAAGACCGACAAGAAGCAGGGAAAGCTGTCACTCCACAAGGAGACGCTGCGTCACCTGTCCGAGGAGAGCCTGGAGCGCGTGGTGGGAGGCAACGGGGACTCCGGCGGCATCATCTGCCTGTACTCGCTCATCCTGTGCGGAGACTCGGTGATCTGCTCCATCCTCGCGGGCTCGTGCAACAACGACAACGGAGGCTAG
- a CDS encoding class I lanthipeptide produces MSDAKNGKKLSLHKETLVNLSDESLSQAAGGNGDTAGIICVFSVLIICGDSVVCSVLAGACDNENGSGGD; encoded by the coding sequence ATGAGCGACGCGAAGAATGGCAAGAAGCTGAGCCTTCACAAGGAAACCCTCGTCAACCTCTCGGATGAGAGCCTGAGCCAGGCCGCGGGTGGCAATGGCGACACGGCGGGCATCATCTGCGTGTTCTCCGTGCTCATCATCTGCGGCGACTCGGTGGTCTGCTCCGTGCTCGCGGGTGCGTGCGACAACGAGAACGGCAGCGGCGGCGACTGA
- a CDS encoding SDR family NAD(P)-dependent oxidoreductase, whose product MSGLKDLRGKVAVVTGGTSGIGKGLAKQLIAEGMQVVIASKRDDALQATAREIGAVGIQTDVSDLESVRALARAVCERFGTVHVVCNNAGVGPFGRIADLSVNDWKWVLDVNLWGCIHGVNVFLPILKANPDGGHFVNTSSLGGFTTHPNLGAYAVSKFGMMALSETLAQELAEEGSKVGVTLLCPGPVYSDIKSSSRNRPESLQGGGLVDVDLQSMDFAAHARWLEPDEVGRMTVEAIKKGELYVITHPEAFAGVDQRHQAIARAFQREPAP is encoded by the coding sequence ATGAGCGGATTGAAGGACCTTCGTGGCAAGGTGGCGGTGGTGACCGGCGGCACCTCGGGAATCGGCAAGGGCCTGGCGAAGCAGTTGATCGCCGAGGGCATGCAGGTGGTCATCGCCTCCAAGCGGGACGACGCGCTCCAGGCCACCGCCCGGGAGATTGGCGCGGTGGGCATCCAGACGGACGTGAGTGACCTGGAGAGCGTGCGGGCGCTCGCGCGGGCCGTGTGCGAGCGCTTCGGCACGGTGCACGTCGTCTGCAACAACGCGGGGGTGGGCCCGTTCGGGCGCATCGCCGACCTGAGCGTCAATGATTGGAAGTGGGTGCTGGACGTGAACCTGTGGGGCTGCATCCACGGGGTGAACGTGTTCCTGCCCATTTTGAAGGCGAACCCCGACGGCGGGCACTTCGTGAACACCTCGTCGCTCGGCGGCTTCACCACCCACCCGAACCTCGGCGCCTACGCCGTGAGCAAGTTCGGGATGATGGCGCTCTCGGAGACCCTCGCACAGGAACTGGCCGAGGAGGGCTCCAAGGTCGGGGTGACGCTGCTCTGCCCTGGGCCCGTGTACAGCGACATCAAGTCCAGCTCACGCAACCGGCCCGAGTCGCTCCAGGGCGGGGGATTGGTCGACGTGGATCTCCAGTCCATGGACTTCGCGGCCCATGCGCGGTGGCTGGAGCCGGACGAGGTGGGCCGGATGACGGTCGAGGCCATCAAGAAGGGCGAGCTCTACGTCATCACCCATCCCGAGGCCTTCGCCGGGGTCGACCAGCGCCATCAGGCGATTGCCCGCGCCTTCCAGCGCGAGCCCGCGCCCTGA
- a CDS encoding CDP-alcohol phosphatidyltransferase family protein, translating to MSRRTSLVLLNAFSLSRLPLVALFVWLESPLARVLLVLIAALTDFLDGWIARHKHLESYWGALIDPLADRAFVMVALLTLTLEGQLAPWMFAVLVMRDVSTGVAFVVTRLLPRFRLVRFQARPLGKVVTTLQLAVLLCVLVLPDVVRILVVAVGLTSLASIVDYAAMVWRSSNRLAAEGPHLPNSPRRRVA from the coding sequence ATGAGCCGTCGTACGAGCCTCGTGCTGCTCAATGCCTTCTCGCTGTCCCGGCTGCCGCTGGTCGCGCTCTTCGTGTGGCTGGAGTCGCCCCTGGCCCGCGTGCTCCTGGTGCTGATCGCCGCCCTGACGGACTTCCTGGACGGGTGGATCGCCCGCCACAAGCACCTGGAGTCCTATTGGGGGGCCCTCATCGATCCGCTGGCGGACCGGGCCTTCGTGATGGTGGCGCTGTTGACCCTCACGCTGGAGGGCCAGCTGGCGCCCTGGATGTTCGCGGTGCTGGTGATGCGGGACGTGTCCACGGGCGTGGCGTTCGTCGTGACGCGGCTCTTGCCCCGCTTCCGGCTGGTGCGCTTCCAGGCGCGCCCGCTGGGCAAGGTGGTGACGACGCTGCAGCTCGCGGTGCTGCTGTGCGTGCTGGTGCTGCCCGACGTGGTGCGCATCCTGGTGGTGGCGGTGGGCCTGACGTCCCTGGCGTCCATCGTGGATTACGCGGCCATGGTGTGGCGCTCCTCGAACCGCCTCGCGGCCGAGGGTCCCCACCTGCCCAACTCGCCGCGGCGGCGCGTGGCGTAG
- a CDS encoding phosphoribosylanthranilate isomerase: protein MEAFTHPHVKVCCISSVQEAWSAIHAGASALGLVSAMPSGPGVISEALIAEITAAVPPPIATFLLTSSQDVEAIIAQQRRCRTNTVQLCDALSAGAHAHLRAALPGVSIVQVIHVTGEESLHEALRVAPWVDALLLDSGNPALAVKQLGGTGRVHDWSLSRRIREHSPVPLFLAGGLRTDNVDEAVRQVGPFGLDVCSGVRTDDRLDPVKLQAFFARLRAR, encoded by the coding sequence GTGGAAGCCTTCACCCATCCTCACGTCAAGGTCTGCTGCATCTCCAGCGTCCAAGAGGCGTGGAGCGCCATCCACGCGGGGGCCTCCGCCCTCGGGCTCGTCTCCGCCATGCCCAGCGGGCCGGGCGTCATCTCCGAGGCGCTCATCGCGGAGATCACCGCCGCGGTGCCGCCCCCCATCGCCACCTTCCTGCTCACCAGCAGTCAGGACGTGGAGGCGATCATCGCCCAGCAGCGGCGCTGCCGGACCAACACCGTGCAGTTGTGCGACGCCCTCTCCGCCGGAGCGCACGCCCACCTGCGCGCCGCCCTGCCCGGGGTGTCCATCGTCCAGGTCATCCACGTCACGGGCGAGGAGTCCCTGCACGAGGCCCTGCGCGTGGCCCCCTGGGTGGACGCGCTGCTGCTCGACTCGGGCAACCCGGCGCTGGCCGTCAAGCAGCTCGGAGGCACCGGGCGCGTCCACGACTGGAGCCTCAGCCGCCGCATCCGCGAGCACTCCCCGGTGCCGCTGTTCCTCGCCGGAGGGCTGCGGACGGACAACGTGGACGAGGCCGTCCGCCAGGTGGGTCCCTTCGGGCTCGACGTGTGCAGCGGCGTGCGGACGGACGACCGGTTGGATCCGGTCAAGCTCCAGGCCTTCTTCGCCCGGCTCCGCGCGCGCTGA
- a CDS encoding M3 family metallopeptidase, which produces MTSAGCTHSPSTTPAEAPLSTVQHEKATARPTPPPPEGSRPLSGSLEAFTAACTSDLDTARARIATLKTLPTSQEKRSVLEAYDDAMAALGSAISRAGLAREVHPQAAFRDAARECEQQADALNVAIAQDRAVYDALSAADLTGEDAATRYWMERTLLEFRRAGVDRDDATRERVKALNEEILKLGQRFNQNIAEDVRRVELAPQALKGLPEDFIRAHAPDKKGQVVLTTNYPDYFPFLTYARDARAREQLWRAYHQRAFPKNQEVLSQLIAKRHELATLLGYPTWAAYVTETKMTRTPQTVADFIGKVSATAEARAKQEDAALLARKRKDEPKAQRVEPWDQDYYEDLLKAETLGFQSQTLRPYLEYGRVKQGVMDITARMWGITYVPVKDAPVWHADVEAYDVLENGALLGRVFLDMHPREDKYKHAAQFDITTGQLGKRYPEGALVCNFPRPGELMTQDEVETFFHEFGHLLHHVFAGRQKWKGISGISTEWDFVETPSMLLQQWAQNPAILQEFARHHETGEVIPTALVERLRASKESGKGLWTRRQMFLAAVSLEYYSRAPGFDTTQVMAQLQEKYSPFRHEYREGTHFQLSFGHLEGYSAAYYTYIWSLVIAKDLETEFQKHGYLDKATAMKYRQTVLEPGGSKPAAELVKDFLGRPSGFEAYRTYLDAK; this is translated from the coding sequence ATGACCTCGGCCGGTTGTACCCATTCCCCGTCGACGACGCCCGCGGAGGCGCCCCTGTCCACAGTCCAGCACGAGAAGGCCACCGCCCGTCCGACCCCGCCGCCGCCCGAGGGCTCCCGTCCCCTGTCCGGCTCGCTCGAGGCCTTCACCGCCGCGTGCACGAGCGACCTCGACACGGCCCGGGCCCGGATTGCCACGCTCAAGACATTACCGACCTCTCAGGAAAAGCGAAGTGTACTGGAGGCGTACGATGACGCCATGGCGGCACTGGGCTCGGCCATCAGCCGCGCGGGGCTGGCGCGCGAGGTGCACCCCCAGGCGGCCTTCCGCGACGCGGCCCGCGAGTGCGAGCAGCAGGCCGATGCGCTCAACGTCGCCATCGCCCAGGACCGCGCCGTGTATGACGCGCTGAGCGCGGCGGACCTCACGGGCGAGGACGCCGCCACGCGCTACTGGATGGAGCGCACGCTCCTGGAGTTCCGCCGCGCCGGCGTGGACCGGGACGACGCCACGCGCGAGCGCGTCAAGGCGCTCAACGAGGAGATCCTCAAGCTCGGCCAGCGCTTCAACCAGAACATCGCCGAGGACGTGCGCCGGGTGGAGCTCGCGCCCCAGGCGCTCAAGGGCCTGCCCGAGGACTTCATCCGCGCGCACGCGCCGGACAAGAAGGGCCAGGTGGTGCTCACCACCAACTACCCCGACTACTTCCCCTTCCTGACGTACGCGCGCGACGCCCGGGCGCGCGAGCAGCTCTGGCGCGCCTACCACCAGCGCGCCTTCCCGAAGAACCAGGAGGTGCTCTCCCAGCTCATCGCCAAACGCCACGAGCTGGCCACGCTCCTGGGCTACCCCACCTGGGCCGCCTACGTCACCGAGACCAAGATGACGCGCACGCCCCAGACCGTGGCGGACTTCATCGGCAAGGTGTCCGCCACCGCCGAGGCCCGCGCGAAGCAGGAGGACGCGGCGCTGCTCGCGCGCAAGCGCAAGGACGAGCCCAAGGCCCAGCGCGTGGAGCCGTGGGACCAGGACTACTACGAGGACCTGCTCAAGGCGGAGACGCTGGGCTTCCAATCCCAGACGCTGCGGCCCTACCTGGAGTACGGCCGCGTGAAGCAGGGTGTGATGGACATCACCGCGCGCATGTGGGGCATCACCTACGTGCCGGTCAAGGACGCGCCCGTGTGGCACGCGGACGTGGAGGCCTACGACGTGCTGGAGAACGGCGCGCTGCTCGGCCGCGTCTTCCTGGACATGCACCCGCGCGAGGACAAATACAAACACGCGGCCCAGTTCGACATCACCACCGGACAGCTCGGCAAGCGCTACCCGGAGGGCGCGCTCGTGTGCAACTTCCCGCGCCCGGGCGAGCTGATGACCCAGGACGAGGTGGAGACGTTCTTCCACGAGTTCGGCCACCTCTTGCACCACGTCTTCGCGGGTCGGCAGAAGTGGAAGGGCATCAGCGGCATCTCCACCGAGTGGGACTTCGTGGAGACGCCCTCCATGCTCCTGCAGCAGTGGGCGCAGAACCCCGCCATCCTCCAGGAGTTCGCCCGCCACCACGAGACGGGTGAGGTCATCCCCACCGCGCTCGTCGAGCGGCTGCGCGCCTCCAAGGAGTCCGGCAAGGGCCTGTGGACGCGCCGGCAGATGTTCCTGGCCGCCGTGTCGCTGGAGTACTACTCGCGCGCGCCGGGCTTCGACACCACCCAGGTCATGGCCCAGCTCCAGGAGAAGTACAGCCCCTTCCGCCACGAGTACCGCGAGGGCACCCACTTCCAGCTGTCCTTCGGCCACCTGGAGGGCTACTCCGCCGCGTACTACACGTACATCTGGTCGCTCGTCATCGCCAAGGACCTGGAGACCGAGTTCCAGAAGCATGGCTACCTGGACAAGGCCACGGCCATGAAATACCGCCAGACGGTGCTCGAGCCCGGCGGCTCCAAGCCCGCGGCCGAGCTGGTGAAGGACTTCCTCGGACGCCCCTCCGGCTTCGAGGCCTACCGCACCTACCTGGACGCGAAGTAA
- a CDS encoding terpene synthase family protein produces MKSSADVSFLPEPPLVRGPRLSMLRLPTSWSMEPSLYARAMDRHTRGQVLAFNVLPDDPARVMRFDAGQFGLLTAHVYPKGRWERLAVCNDWHAWLFLFDDEADEQADVGQRPEYLAHYVEACLRVLRGGRPGARATPLERFTYQLRQRMSSLASEMWMERFIHDVEDYLLRGTLPAARHWTDGTVPALEPYIEQRALDSGVYTALDLVEFAEPGQELPEELFRLPLVQRMRQLCTRVVALTNDLFSFEKEVLWHRNPNNFIHVLGVNQGLGLEEAIFAGIELINSDTDAFIACEEALLASRLSDPRVLAYVEGMKAWIRGNVHWSLVTGRYSSPTSPFPELRR; encoded by the coding sequence ATGAAGAGCTCCGCTGATGTCTCGTTCCTCCCAGAGCCGCCCCTCGTGAGGGGACCGCGCCTGTCGATGCTGCGCCTGCCCACGTCCTGGTCCATGGAGCCGAGCCTGTATGCCCGGGCGATGGATCGCCATACACGCGGCCAGGTGCTCGCGTTCAATGTCTTGCCAGACGATCCGGCGCGGGTGATGCGTTTTGACGCGGGCCAGTTTGGACTGCTCACGGCGCATGTCTATCCCAAGGGACGGTGGGAGCGTCTGGCGGTGTGCAATGACTGGCACGCGTGGCTGTTCTTGTTCGACGACGAGGCGGACGAGCAGGCCGACGTGGGCCAGCGGCCCGAGTACCTGGCGCACTACGTGGAGGCCTGTCTGCGGGTGCTCCGCGGAGGGCGGCCGGGCGCGCGCGCCACGCCCCTGGAGCGCTTCACGTACCAGCTGCGCCAGCGCATGAGCAGCCTGGCGAGCGAGATGTGGATGGAGCGCTTCATCCACGACGTGGAGGACTACCTGCTGCGGGGCACGCTGCCGGCCGCGCGCCACTGGACCGACGGCACGGTGCCCGCGCTGGAGCCCTACATCGAGCAGCGCGCCCTGGACTCGGGCGTGTACACGGCGCTGGATCTGGTGGAGTTCGCCGAGCCGGGGCAGGAGCTGCCCGAGGAGCTGTTCCGCCTGCCGCTCGTGCAGCGCATGCGCCAGTTGTGCACGCGTGTGGTGGCGCTGACCAATGACCTCTTCTCCTTCGAGAAGGAGGTGCTCTGGCACCGCAATCCCAACAACTTCATCCACGTGCTGGGGGTCAACCAGGGCCTGGGACTGGAGGAGGCCATCTTCGCGGGCATCGAGCTCATCAACTCGGACACGGACGCGTTCATCGCCTGCGAGGAGGCGCTGCTGGCCTCGCGGCTGAGCGACCCGCGGGTGCTCGCGTACGTGGAGGGGATGAAGGCGTGGATCCGCGGCAACGTGCACTGGTCCCTGGTGACGGGGCGCTACAGCTCGCCCACGTCGCCCTTTCCCGAGCTGCGCCGCTAG
- a CDS encoding thioredoxin family protein, giving the protein MAHPRSYDATPQTFDALVLEPRDELVVVDFWGPGCPNCDIYAAAEPSLLRELEGARMRVVKVNAYEHDELALRFGLHGIPTFLLFRDGQRLGKMSQYYGREYWLGVIREHLPPAAPAPA; this is encoded by the coding sequence ATGGCACATCCCCGAAGCTATGACGCGACCCCACAGACCTTCGATGCCCTCGTCCTGGAGCCCCGGGACGAGCTGGTGGTGGTGGACTTCTGGGGTCCAGGCTGCCCCAACTGTGACATCTACGCGGCGGCCGAGCCCTCGCTGCTCCGGGAGCTGGAGGGGGCCCGCATGCGCGTGGTCAAGGTGAACGCGTACGAGCACGACGAGCTCGCGCTGCGCTTCGGGCTCCACGGCATCCCCACCTTCCTGCTGTTCCGCGACGGCCAGCGGCTCGGGAAGATGAGTCAGTACTACGGGCGCGAGTACTGGCTGGGCGTCATCCGGGAGCACCTGCCCCCGGCCGCGCCCGCGCCGGCCTAG